gggaagcctgacttatTTATTAGCCTCCCCCAAATTTTGCTCTTCTGGTTTGACTTTAGCAAGCAGACACATGGCAGTAAAGATTATATGCAGAACAGCAAgctgaaaatgagagagaaaataaagagatACTGGTCTTTCAGTCATTCATCTCAactgatatttattatttactcaATATTTTTCCTGTTCTATTTCCTTATGAATTTAAGTTCTTTACATGAATAGGTTTTCCCTCttgtgaattctctgatgttgaCTAAGGTGTGAGCTCTGACTGAAGGCTCTTCCACACTCACtgcattcatagggtttctctccagtgtgggtTCTCAAGTGTCGAATAAGGTGTGAGCTCACTCTGAAGGTTTTCCCACATTCactacattcatagggtttctccctggtatgaattctctgatgcagGATAAGATGTGAGTTCAGGCTGAATGCTCTCCCACATTCTTTGCATTCAAAGGGTCTCTCCCCAGTGTGAATCCTCTGGTGTCTAATAAGATCTGAGCTCCCCCCAAAGCCTTTTCCACACTCATTACATTCATAGGGTCTCTCTCCAGTGTGGATTCTCTGATGCCTAATGAGCTTTGAGCTGTGTCTGAAAGCTTTTCCACACTCATTACACTGATGGGTCTTCTCGCCAGTGAAAACTGCTGCATGTTTAATAAGGTTTGGGTTCTTGAGAGACTTCCCATATGGGTGAATTTTTTCTCCAGCATAAATTCTCTGATGCTTAATAAAATCTGAATTCCATTTGAAACTTTGGTCACAGGTACTGTGTTTACAAGATTTTTGGTGTGTAAATTCATTTGAGTTCAGATTTAAGTTTCTCTCACAGCCATCATGGCTTATTATTTCACCTCTAAGTGTATTTTTGTGGGTGAGGATTTTACTGAAAGCAGCATCCTGAGCAGATGATGATTTCTGAGACTCCCCTGAGTCTTTTTCCTGCTGCCTCTTTATCTTGCCTGCAGACTTACAGATGTCTTGAGGCTCAGCAGATCCTTCTGACACAAATTCTGAAATTCTTCCTGATACAATTTTCTGCGATTCCATTTTCTCATAAATGTCCAGCTTTGGCATGGATTCACTGTTTTCACTCTTGTTatctaaaaaaatgatgaaaaaataaagaggaaaatacCTGTTTGCTGAACTAAAAGAAGGTAAAACTTTGAGATACACCCAAGATAGTGACAATAATCATAGGAGCCAAATAATCATAGTTACATAGTAGCCATTATTTGGCTACTCTAAAAACGTGACCTTTCAAATGAGAGGAGTGATGGATGAggatagaagagaaagaaaaattggtaAAAGCATATGTATGCAGTAGTTGGCAGAGAGAGGAAACAGACATGTGAGACGAGCAGACAACAGTAGAGAAGGCCAGGAAGAGGATCATCACCAGCAAGAATGGAGGTGGGGGGAACAAAGTAAGGAGAACTATGAAATGTGACTGAGAAGGATCTTGGGGAACTTTAGGTCTATATTTCTACTGTTAGAGGGTGAAAGGGAGGCACCATATTAAAGAAGGTATATGAGGACATAGatgcatagagaaaaataaaattataaagactCTGAGGTATGCATATGTGGTGGGGAAAACCTCCATCCATCTATTATCCAatccatctttccatttcttcttcatcTTTCATGGATAGTCAAATTCTTTCATTTCTGCTAAATGTCCCCTATATACCTCCCTTTCTTTACATTTCTGTTACTCCAGAACCTCACCACTTCCGATTCAGATAACTGTAACAGCCTCCTTTTGTTTCACTCAGAGCTGTTCTTCCTCGttaattgctaagttgcttcagtcgtgtccaactctgtacgaccccatagatggcagcccaccaggctcccccgtccctgggattctccaggcaagaacactggagtgggttgccatttccttctccaatgcaggaaagtgaaaagtgaaagtgaagttgctcagtcgtgtctgactctagcgaccccatggactgcagcctaccaggctcctccgtccatgggattttccaggcaaaagtactggagtggggtgccattgccttctccggctattCTTCCTAGTCATCCTAAATACCCTCACCAGACTAATCATCACTAAACCTTGTCATTCTTACACCCTACTTAGAAATCCTAATCTCCTCTACAACACATCTGAGCTCTTCAGACTCATTTATGATCTAGTTCTCACAAATCCTACCTTCTAGCTCATCAATCTATACTGTACTCATGACTCTATATTAAACCGTATTAAACTGGAATTAAAGCTGCCCCTCTTTTTATAGGGTTTCCTTTGTCTAGAATAAGCTAGGATAGGAGAAGGGGTTAGGCAGTACTGGTCTTAGGATGGGAAAATTTACAGTtttagatgagatggatggaaatGTTTCCAGAACAAACTCGAAAGCAGAAATTGGGTAATCTTAAAAATTACTGTAATTTATTCTTAGGTTTATTTTTGGGACCATATGCACCTAAAGTGATACTGAGTCCTTGAACCTTTTAAACAATGAGTTTTAGAACAGCAAAGAGGAGTCTATGGAGGTAGTCAGCTCAAGTATGGCCAACTTTCTATAAAAGCATGAGGGCTTCATGaaaccaaaagtaaaataaaaaggcaataaTATGGATCTTGTTTTATGTATCTGTGAATTATATTCTATTTATGAGTGTATCAtcacatatttgtcttttttcctatCATTATATCTGCTTTCCTATTAACATGTTTATTTCTATGCATGTGTTTCTTtcacttttgcttcttttttcattCCCTGACGTTTTCTCAACCCATTCATTTTCTTTCCGTTAATTAGCTCATAACATGAAAACATCTCATGTTTTAGAAATATtctaaaagaacaaatgaaaaaggagacattCTGGATAAAAAACAAAGTTCTCTCTTATTTTGGATAGCCAATGacacaaaaggaaaagagttctCTATTTCTTATTAAGTAATAAAGGAAAGGACCATCTACAGTTACTAAAAATAGTCTGAGAAGGGAGGTTTACTGTCCTAGCACTTCAGGGACATGCACCACATAGAGTATTGCTCCTTACCACAGTCCAGTAGCAGCTGGGGTTCTGAAGAACCATGAAGGGCCGTGGTGTCCACTGGCTGGAACGGGACACTAAGTGCTGGCCCAGGAGATGCCACTTTTCTCCTGAATGGTTCTTGTCCATGTCCACAGACTGGAATCTGAGAAAAACAAAGTACATTTGGGCTTATGAGAGAATCCCAGTTGGAATTAAacatcttcccaaaccaaagaAAATCTTGCAGAGTTATACaaaactggggaaggaagaaTTAAGTCTGCCTCAATTGTAAAAGGTACCATAGTACCTAGCAGAGAGGGAAGGAGCCATAAATAAACACTAAACTAAATAAGAGTTCCTACAAAGCTCACTTTGGGagcctggtgcctcagatggtaaagggtctgcctgcaatgcaggagacccgggttcaatctctgggttggaagatcccctggagaaggaaatggcaacccactccagtacccttgcctggaaaaccccatggacagaagagcctgataggctacagttcatggggtcgcaaagagtcggacacaactgagggacttcactttcacttctttttcataaAGCTCACTAGATATTCAGTCTCAGGTCCTTTTCTCCCTATGTGGGACTCCATCCATCCTGGAGGTCTTAGATCCCCCAACCCCTTTGTACCTGGAGTACAGCTTCATCAGTGCCTCTCTCTAAATCTTCCAGTAGGGTCACTGCTTCCTCTCCACTCTCTGGATAACGTTCACGCACCCAAGCCTGCAGATCCCCTGGCAGGATAGCCAGGAACTGTTCCAGAATTAGCAGCTCCAGGATCTGCTCCTTGGTCTGGGTTTCTGGCTTCAGCCACTGACAGCAGAGCTGCCGGAGCTGGCTCAGTGCGTCTCGGGGCCCGGGAGAATCCTGGTAGCAGAACTGCCGGAACAGCCGCCGGCAGAGCTCCTGCCTGAGGGGATCATTCCTCTGTAAGCAAGCACCCTGCCTCCAGACAAAATCTTCCTCTTCCATCTTCACTATCAGAAGTCCTTCATCCTCCTGAAGGTTCTGAGCTGTAGCTTTCTTTGATTCAGTTGCCATCTTGAAATAAACTGTATTATCAGAATCCCGCTTCTGCTCTGTGAAGAGCCTTTTTTAGTTTTAAGAACTCTCCTGAGGGATTAAAAAGATTACTATTACTGTTCAGGAAGACAAAAGATCACATCATAGAAACAGTCATTCTCCATTATACAAAAATTGGCTGGGCATTTAAAAGCACTGAAATACCTGTTTTGTGGACTTACAACTGTTACATAATTTCCAcctaaaaccagcttaaaatttaattttaaaaataagataatttaaaTTACAGACATTAAATATAAGACAGTATAAATATAAGGCAACTTTGTCACATgcaattaaattatatattactcataaagaaaataaccatcaaaaaagagaaaaatgacagaAGTGCTCAGTAAGTTGGGGATGGAAAACAGCACAGTAGGTTTCAATGGTCAGCAAAAGCTTAATTAAAAAACTAACTTCTGATGAATGGATAGAATTTGACTAGGATGTTGGGAGAGAGAAACAGGAAATTACAAGCAAGGAACACCTTGAACAACTGGTTAATGGTAGGAACACAAGTGGGAAGGCAAAATGTCAGTAGGTTTGCATAAATAAATTATAGAGACAAAGGTTCTGTTGAAGGAAGCTTCAAATGTCAAGCTCATGAATTCAGTTTATCTTTTACGCACTGGGGAGCCAGTGAAAGCTTCTGAGCAGAATGGCCTGATAAATGCTGTTTGTGGAGATAAATATATTGTTCATCTTTAGGATGGACCATAATAGGACAGAAATATAAAGAGGCAACTGCCCTCAAAGTGTGGGGAAAACACAGGCTTAGAATGTTATAATTATTCAGAACACTGAACTAGGATTACTAAgacatttcttaaataataaaaatcaggcAACTTTCCTTAAAGGCCGAGGTTAACTATTTCAGTGTAATGAGCTTCTTCTCTCAAGTTCTTAGATAAATCTGTTTCCTTTTGTCTCAacaattctctctgccttctgAGTTTAATGGCTCAGTCCATGTCCTAGATATTGAGGCCTATTAGATTACCAATAAAGCATAATAAACTGCACCAAGACCTGCTTATCAATCTTTTGTGAATCTTATCATTAGATATCAGTTCCTCAAGTCCTAGCAGCACTTGGGAATGGTCTGTTTTGCATCTGAACTGAAAAACTGAATAAAGTAATTCAGAAGTGAAGCCCTAGTGAAAGGCAAATATCCATCTTTCAGGTCCTTCTACTAAACATTTCACCAAGCTGACTACTGATTGTTGCACAAACATATACTTTATTAAGACCTTATAACGGCAAAGCATTGGGCTAGAAGTTATATGGCAGTGATTTCTAAGAAAGTCTGAATTCAGAACCGGGCTCACTGCCTGTCATGTGAGAACTTTGTTAGAAACAGATTCCTTGGCCTTCTGCCTATGGTGATGCTGATCTGGTTAATACGGGATATGCCAGGATTTTCTGTATTCTGATGTACAGAtataaggaattttaaaaatagtgtttgAGTTTCCAAGGagtttgcaaaagagttggaaagaAATGACACAAAACACATATGGATATGCAACATTTAAATAACAAAACCTGCTTCACATGACACACACTGAAAATGTTTGATAAATGTTGAAAGCTGATGTACTGAACAGATTGTATGGTAGAGACACTGAATAGCTTAATAGTTCTGAGGTAGAGGGAgaatgtgtgtgtacgtgtgcaaATATTTCCTACAGGTAGTGGGGCTTAACCTGTAACAATAAAGGATAAGAAAAATccagaaaggcaaaaaggaaggGAGAGTAAAGAGCTGAGAAAGTGTGAATGAACAGCAGATTGATAGTGAGACCAGCTTACAGGGTGTAACTGGAGTGACTAAGAATTCTAAAACCTCTGAGAAAGAATTCATTAACTTGACTTTGAGTTCTAGGTTCCTAACACATAACATCTGTGGATAGAACACATATCAtcttgtattattttcaatgtttttttatGGATTGGAGCCCCATGAAGTGAAGGACCAtgcattattaatatttattcttaagtTCTCACTTTTGTTGATTTATTggataaaaggggaaattaagaAGTTTGAGTTTCCTATTGCTTTGTATATTGCATATTTTAGATGCTAATGAGACGTCCACTtagaaaaacatttccaaaagatattaagagattTAATGGAAAGAAGTTAGGAATGGAAATACAAGTTTAGATAAGATCCATGGAAAGGGAAGTTAAACATAAAAATTGAGGATAATTCTCCGAGAGTATGAAATGAAGCTCACAGGCTCAGACTGAATCTTGGAAAACAAGAGTCTGAGTGGGTGTAAACGAGGTAAAAATTTAGCAATGACAGAGGAGGAAAGTGGGAGTGGGGTTTGGAGCTATGATGTATGTTTCAATTCTTATTAATTTATTGGGACATTCTTTTGATATAGAGAGCTAATTTAACTTCTTGTTATGTTTTCTAGACGTGTTAACTGTTTACCAGCTagtgctggatcatcaaaaaaggaaaagagttccagaaaaacatctatttctgctttactgactatgccaaagcctttaactgtgtggatcacaataaactgtggaaaattctgaaagagatgggaataccagaccacctgacctgcctcttgagaaacttat
This genomic interval from Bos taurus isolate L1 Dominette 01449 registration number 42190680 breed Hereford chromosome 23, ARS-UCD2.0, whole genome shotgun sequence contains the following:
- the ZNF165 gene encoding zinc finger protein 165 → MATESKKATAQNLQEDEGLLIVKMEEEDFVWRQGACLQRNDPLRQELCRRLFRQFCYQDSPGPRDALSQLRQLCCQWLKPETQTKEQILELLILEQFLAILPGDLQAWVRERYPESGEEAVTLLEDLERGTDEAVLQIPVCGHGQEPFRRKVASPGPALSVPFQPVDTTALHGSSEPQLLLDCDNKSENSESMPKLDIYEKMESQKIVSGRISEFVSEGSAEPQDICKSAGKIKRQQEKDSGESQKSSSAQDAAFSKILTHKNTLRGEIISHDGCERNLNLNSNEFTHQKSCKHSTCDQSFKWNSDFIKHQRIYAGEKIHPYGKSLKNPNLIKHAAVFTGEKTHQCNECGKAFRHSSKLIRHQRIHTGERPYECNECGKGFGGSSDLIRHQRIHTGERPFECKECGRAFSLNSHLILHQRIHTREKPYECSECGKTFRVSSHLIRHLRTHTGEKPYECSECGRAFSQSSHLSQHQRIHKRENLFM